Genomic segment of Synchiropus splendidus isolate RoL2022-P1 chromosome 4, RoL_Sspl_1.0, whole genome shotgun sequence:
TGCCTCCTGTTAACTGTTCTGTCCTGACACTGTCACGTTGAGGCCCTACTTTTTAAATCCTAAACAACAGCATAACAATCCACAAATGTGATACCATACAGGACTCAGCCACAAGGAGGCAGATGCGTtggctttgtttttcataaaaagCAACATTAAAGCATTAATGTTGCGACACGGAACTGTTGAAATGTGAGGCCATCTGTTTCTGTTTAACTCTAAATCTGCATTTAGAGTAgatttacagaacaaaataaaacagccatTCAGTTCACCTTTCAAGTTCTTGTTATACCACAGGCTTGTTGTGGTTCTGTAGCGTGGGATATTTCACTAGCTCAAAGGATATGATAAGGTATTACTATGATGATTTTCCACCTTAAAATTGGCTGTCATGTAAAATAAGGTACAGGAGAAGACGCCAGTAGTTGATTCGACTAGATGAGATTGCCTTTGTTTTTTGCACAATGATGATGAGTTATATAGTTATTAGACACTAGATATTAATCTAAGGAAGCCAGGTTGCCCGTCATCTGCAGTGGTGAATGTGCAAGGGGGAGCCTTAAAGGGGGCATATGATGCTTCCCATGTTTCATAGGTGATAGCAGTGTTATCGAGATGAAAGTGAGATAACGCATCTCTTAATGCACCTGTTGATGTCGTGTGACATTCGAAATTCTCTCGCAGCCACACACTGGAGTATTGCAACACCTGCTGGTGCCTTTCAGGTCTAGAATCCTCTTCCACATTGCTGATAATAGAAAGGTTGGATTTAAGGTATACAAGCAGATGGTCTGCAGATCATTTGGTTGGAAAGCATTTTCCACCGTTTTCCATAATTTGAAATTTATGAAAcatcaaattatattttttggTCTTTAGACGGTGCTTtaattgtaaataaaagattGAGAACATAAAGCACGGAAATGAATTCTAATCTGGGAGACATTCtcaattaaaacaaatgttACAGGTTTTGGCTTTTCTAATTTGATATAGACTCTCAGGTTTGAACAGAACACTTACAGAAACTGGTATGTGCCAGGTGCTGGCAAATGTCGGCCTCCCTTCGTGTGACGATGGTAAAAATAAACAGTGAGAAAATGGCATGAATCATTTGTTGGATATAGTATGTGTTGCATGATTCACAATTGTGCCTTCCTCCTTTTGTGGTACATTAGCTGTTCTATACATTTCCTTTGATATTCTAGAGCTAAAAGGAAGCGTTTCAGACAATGTTCGGTTTCATTTCAGAAAAATTAGATGAAATGCTGGCAGGGCACACGCACGAGGTCATTCTACGCTCCAGACCACCAGATGACTTCAGAGCCGCGACTGTGAAGCAACGTCCAACAAGCCGGAGGATCACACAGGCGGAGATCAATGTGAGACTTCAGATGCTGAGCTTGGCGGAACTGTTTGTGCTTTACATTTGGAAATGTTGAACAGCTGAGCACAGCAGGGAAGCTAGAGACCTGGTTGGACGGTGTGAATATCCGGCTCCTCTCCCTGCAACAtccaaatctaagcagtttgaagtcgAATGATTCTCTAACTCAACCTATTCACTCAATTGTTGGCAATAAAAAGTGAATTAGCTTCCAGGTACTGGACGTGTTCATACTAAAACAATTTTGTGTCTGTCAATGTAGTCCCTGTTTGAGCGCCAAGGTCTGGTGCCTCCCACAGCTCCAGAGAAAAGCACCATGGCTTTACCCAGAGGAATGTCTAGAACCAAAAGCTTTGGTAAGAGATGGCAGCTGATTCATTTCACTTGGATTTGAGCGTTGTTTTGACAGCTTGATCTCTGTGAAGGCACACCAGAAGACGACAGGATAACTGCTCTGATCAATGAAAGTCGCTTTCCAAGGAGCTCATCCCTCACAGACAGCTTCATACCACCGCCCCCTCAGACTGCCCCGCCACCTCCGCCATCCGCCTCCTCCACATCTTCCCACTTTCTTCTTGACTCTGGACCTCCTCCCTCATTtctgcctccacctcctccagctaGAGGGGAGGGGCTCACACGTTCCAGCTTCAAACCAGGGGCGGAGCCTAGGCTACAGGAGCTCTCAGATTCCCCTGCCAGAAGTCATGCCCATGCTGAGCGGCAGAGGAAGGCAAGGTCCATGATAATCTTACAGGACACGCCACCTCTACAGCCAGAGGCACATGCTGCTGCCTCGCACACGCATCACACTTCCACACTCACACTGCACACTGCCACACACAccgccacacacacatcaacactgACTCTTCACAACACCAACTCCCCACTTGGTCACTCACCTGTATCCCGTCGGAGAGGACGGGCAATCGAAAATCCATATGCTAACGTGGGCCAACAGTTGCCACCTACCAAACCTCAGAGGAGAAAGTCACCACTACTAAAACAACTTCCTGTGGAAGAGCAGGGTAAGTATTTAGCACATTTTGCTCTCTTGGAACTAAATTAGCCTTGCAGCTGCATATTTTTGCTTCTAGGACTTGGGATCAAAGACCATGATGGAAAGCAGGACGGTGGATTGGGCAGTCCAAGTCGGGCTGAGCTATACCAGCAACAGGTACTATCGGAGCGGGCGCGTGTTCAGGGCCGTCGGTCTTCCCTTTTCCTGTCAGTGGAAGGGGCTGGGTCTGAAAACCAGGTCCCGCCCCTTCTCACTCAAAGCCACTCTATGGATGACCTTGGGGAGCTTCCACCGCCTGCGCCAGTACTGTCCCCATCGCCAACACCTCACACCTTCCTGCATCCTTTGACAGGAAAACCTCTCGGTCAGTATTGTCTCCTATCCATTTATTCTATCCAAATTCCATTTAAGATCTGTTGATGTCAGTGATAAAATGACTATTTGTAAAACATTACATAGTAGTAGCTATCTGGGATTATATTTTTCACAGCATCTGTGGATGCCTAAAGATGTATCATCAAAACATGTGGCCTAATGTTAATATTgggaattaaaaatgtatttttgttacGCTAATAACATGCCTACTTTGTCTTGTTCTGGAGCAGTGTCAGCAAAGTTCATCTAGTTAcgactgaatgttttctttttttgtgaatttcCTCCTTAGATCCTTCATCTCCACTCGCCCTGGCTCTTGCTGCAAGAGAACGAGCCCTCACCGCTCGAACTCCAAGTCCTGAACCGAGATCTAAACACGCCTCGGCGTCAACCACCCCTATCCCAACACCTGCTGCTAGCCCGGAAGGCAGACACAAGCGCACCCCTATCTCCACCCCTCAGAGTAGCCCAGAACCACGGTCCAAACGTACCACCCCCCAAACCAGCCCAGAGCAAAGAACCAAACGCACCACTCCTCAGACTAGCCCAGAGTTGAGACACAAGCGCATAACCCCGCCTCTGTTTCCTGACGGACAGGTGGAGCGCCCAGAGACAGAGGGTGGAGTGACGTCACCTGCCGCTCCGTCCCCTGAGCGTTGGAGGCCCGTGCCCCTGGCAGCACTGGGCAACGAGAGTCATTCTGCTCTCATTGACAGACGCAGAAGCCTCACAGTAGGTAGCTCGGAGGAGGAAGGCGGAGCTTACACAGTCACTCTTCCCCCAGCATTGTTGTCGTCCAGCGACGAGGAAACAAGGGAGGAGTTGCGCAGAATTGGTCTTGTGACTCCCCCACCAGCATTCGCTAGTTCTCCCGCCCATCCTCCGCCATCCTCCCTTACCTTGTTGCCACGGCGTGTAGGAGAAGGCGGCGGCGATAGTGGTCCTGACTCATTAGGTCGacgaggagatgaggaagaaggaGCTGAGGAACGGCTCCATGATAGCTCCCCTTCCCCTAGTTCGCTGCCCCCCTCCATTACACTTGCTTCCCCTCCGGCCCCAACttccccttcctctcctcccgctGTACATCCAGGCCAGTCgtcttcctccacctctccatcAGGCTTCAAACCCCGCCTTCGATCACCAATCGGAAGAGGACGCACAGCTCTTAGAGACCCACTGCTGAAGCAATCCTCCGACAGCGAGCTCTTACCGTCCGCTGCATCCGCCTCCTCGCCGACTTCCCCTCTCTCTACTTCCCCCACGGGCAGTGGACGGCAGCCACGCTATCTCTTTCAAAGGCGATCCAAGCTTTGGGGCGGCGGTGATGACCGTGGGGATGAGCGGAGGGGTTTCAGCCCAGAAGATGCAAGTAGTCGTCCAGCTGCactgggaggtcaaagttcaggatCTGCTGTTGATCTGACCAATCGATCTGCATCAGCATTGGAGCTCAGCGGAAGGGCAGGTTCTGGGCTGGATCTAGCAAACAGGCTGCAGTTACTGAACAAAGACAGTCACTCTTTGGGAGAAGAACCAAGCCCCCTAGACCCAGGGCGGAGGTCTCCAGTAGGAGGAGCCAGGTATGTTGGGAGCGCACTTGCTGAGCCAGCGTGTGTGGCactagtgtgtgtgtaagtgtggtAATAGAATCTGTCTGTATTGTTCCAGATGTGTGGAGAGTGGCGAGAGTAAATCGTAGGTTTTAACCTCTGGTAATCATCTCTTGTGACTTCTGGAAGAAGTTTGTTAGCTAACCACAAACTAATACCCTTCATCCGCTCTACAACTAACAGACTAAATAAGCGAAGCAATGATTTCAGAGCTACagaggttggacaaaataatggaaacaccttaaagcttttttagctttaaggtgtttccattattttgtccaacccctgtatttcTGCCTCAGCGTCAAGCCAATAGTCTAAAATGAGTTTGATATGCAGAATATCATAATAGCTGTCACATAGCAAAAACAATGACAGTTTAACTTTTATTCTTTCAACTTATAGCCATGGGAAAAGAATAATGACTGAATGCAGAAGGAATACGTACAGCGGTGGTCAAAAGTTAACATACACTTGTaaagaacataatgtcatgACTGAGTTGAGTTTGCAGCTATTTCTACAACtctgatttttctctgatatAGATCCTTATTTGTCACAAAGAAAAAGATTCATGAAGGCCTCTTAACTGCTTGTGAGTGATCATGAGTGACTACAGCTGGTGACTTCTGTGAGGCCATTTAAAAAGGGctcattggataaaaaaaagagcTCAGCACAGATCTGAAAAAGAGAATCACTGACTTGAACAAGTCAGGAAAGTCACTTGGAGCCATTTCAAAGCAGCTGCAGCTTCCAAGAGCAACAGTGCAAACAACTGTTTGTAAGTATCAAGTGCATGGTACTGTTTTGTCACTGCCACGATCAGGAAGAAAACGCAAgctgtcacctgctgctgagagaaaacTGGTCAGGAGGGTGAAGAGTCAACCCAGGAGCACCAAAAAGCAGATCTGCCAAAACTTAGAAGCTGCTGGAACACAGGTGTCAGTGTCCACAGTCAAGCGTGTTTTGCATCTCCATGGACTGAGAGGCTGCCGTGCAAGAAGGAAGCGGCACCTTAAGGCTCGACTAaagtttgctgctgatcacatggACAAAGGCCTTCTGGAGGAAAGTTCTGTGCTCAGATGAAAGAAAAATTTAGCTGTTTGGCCACAATGCCCAGCAATATGTTTGAAGGAGAACCCCAAGAACACCATGCCTAGCATCAAGCATGGTGGTGGTAGTATTATGCTGTGGGCCTGTTTTGCTGCCAATGGAACTGGTGCTTTACAGAGAGTCAAAGGGACAATGAAGAAGGAGGATTACCTTCAAATTCTTCAAGAAAACCTAAAGTCATCAGCCCGAAGGTTGGGACTTGGGCGCAGTTGGGTGTTCCAACAGGACAATGAACCCAAACACACATCAAAAGTGGTAATGGAATGGCTAAATCAGGCTAGAATGAAGGTTAGGCCTTCCCAAAGTCCTGActtaaaccccattgagaaCATGTGGACAATGCTGAAGAAACAAGTCCATGTCAGAAAGCCAACAAATCTAACTGAACTGCACCAATTCTGTCAAGAGGAGTGGTCAAAGATTCAACCAGAAACTTGCCAGAAGCTTGTGGATGGCTACCAAAAGCCCCCAATTGAAGTGAAAATGGCCAAGGGACATGTAACCAAATATTAGCATTGCTGTATGTACATTTTTTGACCCAGCTGATTTGGTCACATTTTCTGTTTACCCATAATAAAGTCATAAAAGAACCAAActtcatgaatgttttttgtgacaaataAGGATCTGTTCCATTCACTatatcagagaaaaatcagagttgtagaaataactggaacctcaagacagccatgacattatgttctttacaagtgtatgttaacttttgaccaccactgtatTTTGGGAAAATTTTTACACTTTTGcacttttttatttacactttccGAGTCATTAGGTCACACTGGGAacgcttatttttattttcctgaacAATATTCCAGGAGAGAAGATAAAATGGGGATGACTTTGATGAACAAACTACGCATGAGATAGGTGTTAATAACCTgagcatgtttgttttattactcAATATTTTCTAACTATATGCAAATGCAAAGTTCCAACTCCAACTCTCCCCGATGATTTGTCTGTGTTCCAGGTTGTTCTCCAGTCTCGGTGAGCTGCACACAATCTCCCAGCGAGGTTACGGTGCCAGCTACACCGTACGACCAGGGAGCCGCTATCCTGTCACTCGCCGAAGCCCCTCGCCTTCCCCTTCCCCCTCAGATAGATCGATGGGCCTTCCCTCGCCCTCTGCTCCCTGCTCTGAAAGGCCAGATCTGAGCTCCGGTCGAGGCCTGACCATCCTAAAGTCGTCCAGTCTCAGTCTCCCCTCGGAACCAAAAGAAGTTAGGTTTGTGATGCGAAGTGCCAGCGCACGAACAAGGTCTCGCTCCCCCTCGCCATCGCCCCACGCCTCTCCGTGcccctctcctgtgctcagtgGGCCTCTGCTTGCCCTCCGGCCATGGAGACAACGTCCTCTTAACCTGTGGAATAAGTATGATGTTGGCGATTGGCTGGAGAGTGTGGGTCTTGCTGAACATCGCCAGCGCTTCCAGGAACATGAGATTGAGGGATCCCATCTCCCCGCCCTGACCAAGGAGGACTACGTGGAACTGGGGGTCACCAGACTCGGACACCGGATCAACATCGAACGAGCACTTAGACAACTACTGGATGGTTCCACTTGACCTCTTCCTTCTGACACCCAGAACTGTGACCTCATTACACCTGACCTCGGGTCAGACTCTAGGCCATCTCTCATCGAGTAGGAAATCTAAATGGTGACAAAATGCTTTAGACTTCACAAAAATGAACCAGCGATTGAAATAATCTCTCTCATATCAGCTCTTTGATAGATTTTTGTTGCTATCTGTTTCGTGTACAAATCAGTTTtgatcatcattcattttgtggaCCAGACTTAGGACCAACAATAATGCAGGGTTCCATAGTTAAGCTCACTGACTCTATTTCCGGCCGTAGGTCTTCATAATAACTTTGAATTTAACAAAAACATCCAACAATTACTATGTCGAAAAAAGTGAAAGCGTTGGTTATTCTACTGAAAACAGCTTCAATCCTGCAAATATGTCCAGCAGTGTGGTCGTATGGATGCAGCAGGGAAATACTCACGTGTGGCAGTGCAAACTCAACTCTGCTGAAAAAGGCGAGGTCCCTAATATCAAAGCAATTCCAAGTAAAAGCAATGAAATAAGTTGCAGTccgttgtttttattaaaataggGTTAAAACAGTGGGCCTGTCGGGTGATGAATATTGGAGAAGGAAGTCTCAGGTAGACAGAAAGGAGCGTAtgacaaccagtgaggttctAGGATGAGGATGTGAAGACGATTAAAAGGTTTGAAAATCCAAATTGCTGACCTCTAAAAATATTGGCGATGACCGAGAAGCCCCAAAAGATCAAGAGTAGCTAGAATTGGCCCAAAGCTGAGCCATATGGACAAAATTTTAAAGTCCACTGTGTAACAATTTCAGTTGTTTAAAGTCCAAATCTGTGTTAACCGTTCACAAGCGCATCCTTTTTTATCAATATTTACCACCACCATCAATTCCTAGTTGCCTAATATTGGCTTGAAATCTTACTGTTTTCTAAACACGAACAAGGGAAGATGCTTTGCGCCATCTTGAAATATGATGGCCGGTAAAGGGACATGAAATTGCGTGGCCTTTCGCCAAGGTTATGTGTTAGTACCTAACACTTGAAGGCTACCGTCGCTGTTATATACCTACTTGGAACTGCGTGACGCAAGAGAGCAATACGCAGTCTCAACACTAGATGGGAGACCTTCTTACACAGTGGACCTTTAATATCTCTATATTCAGTCCAGATATCTCaatatcaatacaatacaatatgaCTTTGGGTCCAGTGAAAGTATATTTCAGTAGAAGCATATTTTTCCAGGATTTTTTCAGGATGCAGTAAGTCATTGGCTGGCTCCAGTTGAGGACCAAGGGCCACCAGTTCACAACATGTAACCTTCAGTTCAGCTGAACCTTGTCAAGAGATTAGCCACAGATCTCTGGCCATATCGTACACATAGCTTATTCATTCACTATCACAGCGTAAGACTTTTTGAGTTGATGCATCCGAGGAAAATTATGATGAGTGAAGAGTAAAATTCCCTGCTGCTACTGTGAGGCATCGGGACGACAATCCGGAATCTACGACAACGGCATTGGGGTAGTTGTTTGCATTAATAGTTTATACGACTAAACAGGGTCTTTGTTGCTGCTAGCTAAACAAAGGGCTATTCAACGATAAGCACAAACCTCTCATCAGTCGCTGCACATTCAGTATTTCAGCCTGCTGGAGCCTGCAGAGGTCCTAAAATGATAATGACAAGCTCTACAGAGACTGACATAGTATTTAATCCAAGCATAAAATACTCCATCCATGAGAGAAAGATACAGTGTGTACACATGCAAAATGATCTGACGTTGCCTCGATTGGTTTTTGCCCGTGTCTACTTTTTTGAAAAACGGAATATTGTGATTGCGAATGAAAGGATTTTCAGGATTTCAAAGCGACTGTGTCAGAAATTgctttaaaatgtataaaagcacaaaccacagcgaaatgcaaaaaaaaaaaagaaatggctgtTCCATAATGTGCCACCAACACTTTTTGTACgttcacaaaaatatatatatttacagtaaAATAGCAAATGATACAACGATTTAGGCCGTTATGATCCTCATTGTGCTGCTAGTTTGCTCATCATCATCTCCGCTGTGGACGACCAAAAACGTAACTTGCTTGATGAAAGAGCTGATATGATGAAAAGAGATTGTTTGGTCCTCCGCTGGGCCACGAGCAATGGGAGTCTGTCTCAAATAAGAAAACGTGACGACAGCTACGGGATTCCTCTCCGTCCTTTTGGGGAAGTCATTCTGCCTGAGCTATTATTTTCCTTCAATCCTCATGTAAactttgtgttcattttcagtTCTTTCCTTTCTTGAGCTCATTTATGAATAAGTAATAATGACGTGCTGGTGATGACTTAAAGTTTGTGACCGTTTGGAAAATGACTCTGAGTTCTTTATGATTTGACAATGAGTTGAATTCAAAGTCGTTTCGATGACGCCCTGGAGTTCATGATGATTTGTCAATGAGTGTGATGTCGTGCTGATGTGCCGTGCGTTTCTCAGAGACTGTAAACCTCTCCGGTTTCTAACCGGCGTATTGAGGGCTTACTGTACATGGTGCTATATTTGAAGCCATCTGTACAGACAACACCTTTCTCCTTTCATTGACTCATCTTCCTCCCCTCTTTTCTATCCAAGCCCCTTAATTCTTAATGGATCAGGCCATTACCAAAACGCCATATTTGGACAAGCAACCTGCCATATTGAGGTTGTAATCAGAGCCATCTATCTGTTGAGGGTCCTTCTGGCCATGTTGCCTAAAATCTTGCCATTTATTTTCCACTTATACAACAAGGATAACCGGCCCGACTTGCCAGCTCACGCACTTTAAACTCCGCACAAGCTTTTTACTAACAGTCACAGAATCAAGATTGTAGAACGCCATCTTGAATGTATCCGAAAAGACATGTCTACACCTCCAACTAATATTTTTATGTGTGAAATGCGGTTGAGCGAACCATTCCAGTTAGTGCTTTAGCAACGCAAGGAGAAAGGCTTCAGTGCCACATAAGCAGTTGTTTGCATTGTACTGGATATGCTTGGATTTAGGTGGAAGATATGTGCAAGTGACatatacaaaaaaaagagggaaaaagtatttatttttaagaacaTGACTTTTTTGACGGTAGATTTGATGAAACCACATGATTTGTAATGGTTACATCTTATATTTTGGCAGCCAGGCCACTGCCTTTGTGTGTGCACTGACGTGTTTAATACAGGTTAATACAAATGTGTAAAACGAGTCTGAAAAAATACAGATCAATGAAAAACAGTGGAACCACTTTTACCACttggttatatatatatgagcaaaACTACATCTAGATATCACTATTATAATTCATATCCCGAGACAATAAAATAACTTTTCACTGACATCTCTGACTTGAGTGtggcatcacacacacagttgccACAAGCCTCTGAGAAGATCTTCATCAACCGAACATTTGAAGTTCATCCAGTTTAGGATGGGTGTAGTGTGCATTAAGGTTCAAAAATAGACTGAAAATAAGTCATATGTCTTGGATGGAAGGACCAGACTTGGTCAGGCCACCAATTGTGAGAGTGATTTGGGGGACACACCACAGGGAAGGGCCTTTATCAGCAGAAGGTAGTTGTCATGGCCAAAAAAACCTGGATGCGTTCACCTATATAATACCGGATCCCTCTTCAAATGACCTCCACAAGGTCAGTGTTTTCTATAGCTATGTGGCCACACTTGAGGACTTTTGACTTTCATCCTGTTTCATATTTGTCAAGCATGCAATACTGAACATCATAAATGGGATTTTGGACAACACCGATTTCTCAAATGGGTTCTGGACTTTGGAAACGCAAAGTCTTGAGAACAGCCATGGCTTCGATGAATCAGGAGCACACGTGAGAGCGTGAGTGCAGGTGAATTAGCGAGTAATGAAGATAGAAAATAACGTACTCCCAGTGGTCCTGTTCTTGACAATACCAACTGAAAACAGGTGGGGCGACCCGGCTACCTTTGCTGTCCTACAACTACTTTTTAGTAATTAGATTCACTTGTTTTATAGCACTGGTTGCCATGTGATAAAGTGGATGTTCCCACAGAATTCAACTCAAATTGATATACATTCATAACACTTACATGCAGCAGCCTGACGGAGCTCCATGCCACCTTTGCTCCACACAGAACTTGTTTCAATATAAGCAGCTGGGAGACGTGTGCTGCACAGCTgggcaatttcttttttttttttttttttaatggacacCATTTTACATTGTGCTGCTGTTGTGCTGCTCAGTGGAACAAATGGGCGTCATGTTGACAAGTGACAATGCGGGGCTAACAATAAGGTAGTCATCCATTTCCAGGCAGTTCAAAATAGCCAAGACTTAATTTCCGATCACGATTCCAAATCATCCTAAGTCATCCTGATGACAACACCAGGGGGTTGCTACGCAAAGCACATCTTGGGTTACCATGCCAACCATTCAGCTTCCACTTACTGAGTCACCCAAGAATTAGCTTCTTTCAACTTCCTGGCTTCCTCTTTTTACACTCTATAGCTCCTTTAGAGTGAGtggtgtgcgagtgtgtggTGTACTTTCCCGTCTTTTTTTCTAAAACCTTAAGAGCACACGTTGACAACCTGAGAGCTCTGCCGTGCAACAGATTGTAACCTTTATAATAAACTGTCATTTATTACAAACTTGACCCAAGCTGTCTGTGTTGTTCTTTCAGTGTGTTACTGGCAGGAGACTTTTGACCTCGGCTGTGCAATGTTGGGGTTAATGACTGACAACAGGCCTCTCATCAGAGGGTCAATACAAACAACTCGCCTTGGCAGTGAACTTGGTCACATGCGTCAGCCTCTGTGCTGAACTCACAATTTATCATTGTCAAGACAACGAAAGGTCCAAAGAAGAGAGAACTGACAGTGTTGAGGAAGTCGACATGTTCTACCCGCTGATGCTTTAATATGCAGGAATGGATTGTCAGTATTCCGAGCACGTCAAACTCTCTCCAGATAATTCTTCAATGCCGATGTTCCACAAATGTCTATATTAAAATGTCAGGCAAATGGCCAGGAAACAACCAAATTCTGCCGGAGAATTCTCCACATTACCTCTGAGGAATGAGTAATATGCACAAGGCAAGAACTCCACAAAAATTGAGTTGCACAACATTTACacgtattttctgcatcaaactttttttcattctaaCAAACTAGTAGTCAAAAAGATGCTATTAAGTACTTAATAATGATTAATAAGCGGCTAACATGTGGCTAAGGCTAATATCAGTCAGTAGTTTATATGTAGGTTCCCTTAACTGAGGTGTGActgaggagaaaaataaaattaaaattgtgtGAGTCATAACGGGGTGGAGGTGCAGTCAGACTTGAAATGAGAGACTTTCCGTTCCTG
This window contains:
- the shank3b gene encoding SH3 and multiple ankyrin repeat domains protein 3 isoform X3, with protein sequence MPLSPAADTKHDRPRQQAVTNGNPTGSAVARDDDPDDSPSGNSIVVRIGIPDLQQTKCLRLDPELPVWTSKQRVLVTLTQSLSDVLNYGLFQPAFNGRAGKFLDEERLLKEYPLPPITPIPYLEFRYKRRVYTQSYVDDKQLAKLHTKANLKRFMEHVHQKNVEKVSKWLEKGLDPNFHDSDSGECPLTLAVQLEESCDLIKVLRSGGAHLDFRTRDGITALHRAVLCRNSSSLTTLLDLGASPDYKDSRGLTPLYHSAMVGGAPYCCELLLQDHATIGMTDENGWHEIHQACRYGNVQHLEHLLFYGADMGALNASGNTALHLCALYNQDSCARVLLFRGANKDIKNYNNQTAFQVAIIAGNFDLAEIIKIHKTSDVVVPFREAPSYTKRRRMGLIRSSPGNGLASPRSLIRSISDNTLDSPASSPGPSLQSLEAHLDTHTHSLRRHTRRLSPGGHVETSPPPSPPHTPQMRKRRLYSAVPGRTFIATRSHVPQGAGEIQLHRGERVKVLSIGEGGFWEGTVKGRTGWFPADCVEEVQMRQYDPRTETREDRTKRLFRHYTVGSYDNYTSYSDYVIEEKTAVLQKRESEGFGFVLRGAKAETPIEEFAPTPAFPALQYLESVDQGGVAWRAGLRTGDFLIEVNGTDVVKVGHRQVVSLIRQGGSRLLMKVVSVSRKSDANLIRKKAPPPPKRAPSTSLTLRSKSMTADLEDIEKLDEMLAGHTHEVILRSRPPDDFRAATVKQRPTSRRITQAEINSLFERQGLVPPTAPEKSTMALPRGMSRTKSFGTPEDDRITALINESRFPRSSSLTDSFIPPPPQTAPPPPPSASSTSSHFLLDSGPPPSFLPPPPPARGEGLTRSSFKPGAEPRLQELSDSPARSHAHAERQRKARSMIILQDTPPLQPEAHAAASHTHHTSTLTLHTATHTATHTSTLTLHNTNSPLGHSPVSRRRGRAIENPYANVGQQLPPTKPQRRKSPLLKQLPVEEQGLGIKDHDGKQDGGLGSPSRAELYQQQVLSERARVQGRRSSLFLSVEGAGSENQVPPLLTQSHSMDDLGELPPPAPVLSPSPTPHTFLHPLTGKPLDPSSPLALALAARERALTARTPSPEPRSKHASASTTPIPTPAASPEGRHKRTPISTPQSSPEPRSKRTTPQTSPEQRTKRTTPQTSPELRHKRITPPLFPDGQVERPETEGGVTSPAAPSPERWRPVPLAALGNESHSALIDRRRSLTVGSSEEEGGAYTVTLPPALLSSSDEETREELRRIGLVTPPPAFASSPAHPPPSSLTLLPRRVGEGGGDSGPDSLGRRGDEEEGAEERLHDSSPSPSSLPPSITLASPPAPTSPSSPPAVHPGQSSSSTSPSGFKPRLRSPIGRGRTALRDPLLKQSSDSELLPSAASASSPTSPLSTSPTGSGRQPRYLFQRRSKLWGGGDDRGDERRGFSPEDASSRPAALGGQSSGSAVDLTNRSASALELSGRAGSGLDLANRLQLLNKDSHSLGEEPSPLDPGRRSPVGGARLFSSLGELHTISQRGYGASYTVRPGSRYPVTRRSPSPSPSPSDRSMGLPSPSAPCSERPDLSSGRGLTILKSSSLSLPSEPKEVRFVMRSASARTRSRSPSPSPHASPCPSPVLSGPLLALRPWRQRPLNLWNKYDVGDWLESVGLAEHRQRFQEHEIEGSHLPALTKEDYVELGVTRLGHRINIERALRQLLDGST